The genomic window ATTTCCTAAATAATCAAACACACAGTTTAGGTTTGCAGCTCTGGCAGTGGGTTTGAAATGAGAACAACACCAGCtgccatttttaaaatgcaaggAAACCCATCAGCggatctgacctttgaccttctgtCTGCTTTGATGGAGCACAGCTGCTTGGACACTTTTGGACATCTGCTCTTTAAGATGAATCCGtcttgtgtgtatgtatttgtcACATGATTGTGTATTTGCGTTCACATTCTCTTTGCTGCTCttggaaacagatttttttttttcccccgtcgCACTGACTAACGCTGACTGTGAAGACGTGACAAACCCGTCGACGATGAGTGTTTTTTTTGCCTCTACACTGAACGCACCGCACACACCAATGCTCACAAGTTGTCTCACGGCCCGCGCAACATCCGATGCTGAAGTCCGTCGTCATGGTTGCAGCTTAGAAGTGTCTGCTTGAAGACAGCTGCCTCCCAATCACGCTCCACTGGTTTGTGTTCCAGGGGTACGGCCATCTCCGGCATTGTTTTCGGAGTGGTGTTCCTGATGGGGGCGGTGGCGGCCCTGTTCCTGTGCCTGTGCATGTGCGTGAAGAACGGACGAGGCGCGCGCGTCGGCGTGTTCAGCACCTCCTACATCAACACTGTGACACAGGGCTACCCAGGTGATTGTTCCAAACGCACGCCATGAGCCAGAACGATTGTCACGACACCTGTCCTGATCAGTTTCCTCCTCATCTAATAAGTGtatctaaattatttattagtatGCATCAAGTATTTACAGACAATTATCTGGCAAGgtcatcatttattttaaggTATATGAACCTGGCAGAATGGTGGTGCACAACTGGACCCTGAAGTTGTGCATCTTATTAttggtttcattttgaaaaaactaatttattttgGGCATTTATAATCTATATACTGGCTCACGATGAGGCACATCATTTTAAATATGGAGTCCACACCTCTGCCTCAAAGTGGGGTAAAAATAGTCCAGAATCCTTAATATTAATGTGTAACATATCTAACTGGTGGGCTCCCTGCTGTACTGGTGGGTTATGCTGGTATGTCAGACTCCATCATGCTGTTGGTGTCTGACGTCAGTACCCAAACTCGACCACCTGGTGGCGATAAGAGCCATTATTAATGCTGTGTGCCCGCATCTGCTCAAATCACCTAAAATCTGTTACAGGggaaaatatataaaacttgataaaatatttttgacactgcaaataaattacagtattatcAAAAATAATTCAGTTTATAAAATGTCAAGATAAACTGCTTTTCCTAGTAATTAAGCAGGAATCTATCAGGGATGGTAAATGATGGATGTTGTAttgattaattatatttaattataatgtGGATTTTTCCATATGCTGTGTCAGGCAATCACACGTGGAAAGAAAACGTGTGATGCTGAGGAGGAACTGCTGTTCTGTTACATGATCCATCTTTGCTTTGAGCACCGCTGCTCACAAGTAACACGAAGACATCCAATTCTTTATTACGTATAAAAAGTGCTGAATAATCACAGCAAAAATCCACAAACCCCCTTATTTCTAACTGTCTCCCTCCAGAAGAAGGGTTTTATTTCATAGGTTTATCCTAAGTTGTACATTTTCCACACATCAGAGTCTGTACCCTGTGACTCTGTCGCACTAGGAACAGTTTTACTTGTTCTCATCATTTATTAATCACGTTTCATTCTCCTGATTGTGTCGCCTCCATGCTACATACACCAGCAGCCTTCCTTCTGTCCCGCAACTGTGATCGTGtttcaaaaatatgaatatatgttTTTGCATCTGTGGTGTCAGGTATTATTGTCATATTTGGAGATGTTGTGCTCTTACTTTGCAGTTCTGCATTTCTATATTTGTATGGTGAACACTCTTGTGAATGTGAAAAATTAACAAGAGTGAATGTTTCACtcttggggcagcagtagctcattGGTAGAGCAGGTCTGTCTGCCacgcctctgtcagtctgccccagggcagctatGGCTACATACGTAGCTTACTATCTTCAAGTATGGATGAGGAGTGTataaataatggatccaatgtaagagaatttgagtgtccagaaaagcgctatataaatctaattcataattatcattaatattattattatgataaatataaaattagTAATCATGTACTGTAGTTTTGTACTAAGGATGCTGTTCGCTCTTTaaaccactagagggcgccgCTGCTCTATTGAATTCCGACTAATGGAGCTGTTCTCCCAGAGCTAACGTGGGCCTCATTCATCTTCTCACATGTGAAGTTTGCAATTATAGAGGAACTAAATGATTTTGACCCTCCCGGTGAACTTTgacttatttctttctttctctttctattttttttaaactcaggCCCTCCCCCTCCATACACCTACGACTACGAGATGTACCCTCCCTCAATGCGTCCTCCGCCTTACACCCCAACTCAGCAGGCAGCCAGCTACTCCCCACCACCTCCCTACCCTGGTTGTACTCGCAAGTGAATCCCCGCAG from Antennarius striatus isolate MH-2024 chromosome 24, ASM4005453v1, whole genome shotgun sequence includes these protein-coding regions:
- the cyyr1 gene encoding cysteine and tyrosine-rich protein 1 yields the protein MENPWRRWTQAVRWKLLRNSLLICLFTGCTKAQCEGCIEYCCDGSPPFCCSYYAYVGDVLSGTAISGIVFGVVFLMGAVAALFLCLCMCVKNGRGARVGVFSTSYINTVTQGYPGPPPPYTYDYEMYPPSMRPPPYTPTQQAASYSPPPPYPGCTRK